The DNA sequence GTTACTTCCAATGGAACGGTTCATACATTGCGAAAACTTGGGATCCGTTACACTTCAGCGATCCTAACCAACACGCTGATGCGGATAACGTATGGCAAGATGTTGTTGACTTAAGAGCAGAACAAGAAGGTTTCTCTACAGGTGTTCCGACTTATAATGAGCAAGAGTCTACATTAACAAGTACTACAGGTACACCATTATCTGAATTAAACTTAAACTATGCACAACGTTTAGTATTAATCAGTAACAACTCAACAAACCCTGAAGCTGTTCCGCCAGAAACAACAACAGAAGTGATTCCTCCGGGAACAACTTATCAGCCAAATCCAGATCCGACACAACCAATCGGAACTGAAACAGTTATTACACCAGGTACGCCAGGCGAACAAACTGTTACAACTGAACCAGGTAAAGATCCAGTTGTAGTCGTAACAACTCCGCCGCAAGATGAAGTAGTAGGTGTAAATAACCAAGAAGTTGCGACAACACCGATTCCGCATGACACAACGTATGTAGGTGTAGAACAACCAGTGGGCTATACAAATGTACGAACACCTGGTCAAGACGGTTCAACAACAACGACAACTACGTACACAGTTGATCCTAATACTGGCGAATTAACTAACCCAGTTACAGATACAACAACTGTAGATCCAGTAACACAAGTGAATGAAGTAGGTACTCAAGAAGTTACAACTGAACAAGTACCATACACAACACTTATTCGTGAAAACCCTGAATTACCGCAAGGTACACAAGTTGAAGTACAACCTGGTATCACAGGCGAAACTCAAACAACTACAACTTATACAGTAAATCCAACAACTGGCGCATTGGAAAACCCAACTTCTAATACGGTCACAACAGTTGAAAAACAAGACCGCATTATTGAAGTAGGCGTAGGTACAACTGCAGTTGTGACGAACCCGATTCCGCTAGAAACAACATACGAACCAAATCCAGATCCGAACCCTGAAACAGGTACAACAACTGTTATCACACCAGGTCAACCAGGTGAAGAAACAGTAACAACTGAACCAGGCAAAGACCCTGTAACTGAAGTAACAACACCACCAGTAACAGAAGTTATCGGAGTGGACAACGAAAGTTCAGTAACAACACCGATTCCGCATGATGTAATCGACCGTTACAACCCTAACTTACCTGTAGGTTCAAAAGATGTATTAGTACAACAAGGTAAAGATGGTTCAACAACAACGACAACTACGTATACAGTTGATCCGAATACAGGTGAATTGTCTAACCCAGTAACAAATACAACGACTACTCCGCCAGTAGATCACATTACAGAATACGGTCCGGTTGAAGGCGGCACAGTATACCAACCAGATCCGAACTTACCAGTTGGCGAAACAAGCACAACACCAGGTACACCTGGAGATCCGAACGACCCTAATAACCCGCCGACAGATACAGTAGTGAATGTAGGTAACGTTCAAACTGAAACAACACCGATTCCGCATGATGTAATCGATCGTTACAACCCTAATTTACCTGTAGGTTCTAAAGACGTATTAGTACAATAAGGTAAAGATGGTTCAACAACGACAACAACAACTTACGATGTGGATCCTAAGACTGGAGAGTTAATCAACCCTCAAACAACAACTGAAACAACACCACCTGTAGACCACATTACAGAGTACGGTCCAGTTGAAGGCGGCACAGTTTATCAGCCAGATCCGAACTTGCCAGTTGGCGAAACAAGCACAACACCAGGTAAGCCAGGAGATCCGAACGACCCTAACAACCCGCCGACAGATACAGTAGTGAATGTAGGTAATGTTGAAACTAATACAACACCAGTACCGCATGACACAACGTATGTAGGTGTAGATCAACCAGTAGGTTATACAAATGTACAAACACCTGGTAAAGATGGTTCAACAACAACTACAACAACTTATGAAGTGGATCCTAATACTGGCGAATTAACTAACCCAGTAACTAATACAACAACTGTAGATCCAGTAACACAAGTGAATGAAGTAGGTACTAAGCAAGTTACAACTGAACAAGTACCATACACAACAATCACAAGAGAAAACCCTGACTTGCCAGCAGGTACTCAAATTGAAGTACAACCTGGTATCACAGGCGAAAATGAAACAACAACTTATACAGTGAACCCTGAAACAGGTGCACTGGAAAACCCAACTTCAAATACGGTAACTAAAGTTGAAAAACAAGACCGCATTATTGAAGTAGGTGTAGGTACTACTTCTGTAGTGACGAATCCGATTCCGCCAGAAACAACGTACCAGCCAAATCCAGATCCAAACCCTGAAACAGGTACAACAACTGTTATCACACCAGGTGAAGAAACAGTAACAACTGAACCAGGTAAAGACCCTGTAACTGAAGTGACAACACCACCAGTAACAGAAGTCGTTGGTGTAGATAACGAAAGCACAGTTACAACACCGATTCCGCACAAAGAAATCAACCGTTACAATCCTGATTTACCAGTTGGTTCTAAAGATGTGTTAGTTCAAGAAGGTAAAGATGGTTCAACAACAACTACAACGACTTACGATGTAGATCCTAAGACAGGAGAGTTGACGAACCCTCAAACTTCAACGACTACAACACCACCGGTAGACCGCATTACAGAATACGGTCCAGTCGAAGGCGGCACAGTTTACAAACCGGATCCGAACTTACCAGTTGGCGAAACAAGCACAACACCAGGTAAGCCTGGAGATCCGAACGACCCTAACAACCCGCCAACAGATACAATCGTACATGTCGGCAATAAAACAACAGAAACAACACCGATTCCTTACAACACAATCGACCGTTATAACCCAGAATTACCTGTAGGTGCGAAAGATGTAGTAGT is a window from the Staphylococcus sp. IVB6181 genome containing:
- a CDS encoding G5 domain-containing protein, with product MDPKTGELINPQTTTETTPPVDHITEYGPVEGGTVYQPDPNLPVGETSTTPGKPGDPNDPNNPPTDTVVNVGNVETNTTPVPHDTTYVGVDQPVGYTNVQTPGKDGSTTTTTTYEVDPNTGELTNPVTNTTTVDPVTQVNEVGTKQVTTEQVPYTTITRENPDLPAGTQIEVQPGITGENETTTYTVNPETGALENPTSNTVTKVEKQDRIIEVGVGTTSVVTNPIPPETTYQPNPDPNPETGTTTVITPGEETVTTEPGKDPVTEVTTPPVTEVVGVDNESTVTTPIPHKEINRYNPDLPVGSKDVLVQEGKDGSTTTTTTYDVDPKTGELTNPQTSTTTTPPVDRITEYGPVEGGTVYKPDPNLPVGETSTTPGKPGDPNDPNNPPTDTIVHVGNKTTETTPIPYNTIDRYNPELPVGAKDVVVQEGQNGSTTTTTTYDVDPKTGELINPRTETSTTPAVDRITEYGPVEGGTVYKPDPNLPVGETSTTPGKPGNPNDPNNPPTDTVIHVGNKVVEENDVPYETIYQDNPNLPVGTEREIQPGITGKTQTVTTYDVDPKTGELINPRTETVTVTDKQDRIIERGTGQPAPEQPGETPNQPEVPGETPEQLEAPVETPEQPEAPAETPAQPEAPAETPAQPEAPAETPAQPEAPAETPAQPEAPAETPAQPEAPAETPAQPQAPATQAPGNDVAQDESVPTQSQERQAAKSDKEALPDTGQNENKGALFGSLFAGLGALFLLGKNRRRKDNK
- a CDS encoding G5 domain-containing protein — translated: MTHTGKNIINDTNINNNVTVNLEGNVTSTSTDNVVANATIGAKNINIAPYATVDMTRTGLGSAFQASDNGSITTGTGSTVNVDVSASNPWGVSNGNTAFKSGNNVTVQLGDGSTTNVTGQNIFDFGNGGTLNTGIGSTVNVDQKGNGNIVNMGKNSTFEVAQDSKFIAYSDGHRIGNWEQDNLIGLDGNSQILVDENATLFLDAKNHQWNPDTQTQVGAYNDLVNINAVGDETALLHVKDNATLDLRTDNCNYYAEIISIPLGGTNPDRRYIFDDAYYVNLQKTSKVTSGQSANGEKPNLIFMDPGSPGYFQWNGSYIAKTWDPLHFSDPNQHADADNVWQDVVDLRAEQEGFSTGVPTYNEQESTLTSTTGTPLSELNLNYAQRLVLISNNSTNPEAVPPETTTEVIPPGTTYQPNPDPTQPIGTETVITPGTPGEQTVTTEPGKDPVVVVTTPPQDEVVGVNNQEVATTPIPHDTTYVGVEQPVGYTNVRTPGQDGSTTTTTTYTVDPNTGELTNPVTDTTTVDPVTQVNEVGTQEVTTEQVPYTTLIRENPELPQGTQVEVQPGITGETQTTTTYTVNPTTGALENPTSNTVTTVEKQDRIIEVGVGTTAVVTNPIPLETTYEPNPDPNPETGTTTVITPGQPGEETVTTEPGKDPVTEVTTPPVTEVIGVDNESSVTTPIPHDVIDRYNPNLPVGSKDVLVQQGKDGSTTTTTTYTVDPNTGELSNPVTNTTTTPPVDHITEYGPVEGGTVYQPDPNLPVGETSTTPGTPGDPNDPNNPPTDTVVNVGNVQTETTPIPHDVIDRYNPNLPVGSKDVLVQ